From a single Anaerolineales bacterium genomic region:
- the rplC gene encoding 50S ribosomal protein L3, with protein MLKGLIGKKIGMTQIFDEKGVAYPVTLIEAGPCYVTQVRTPEEEGYSAVQLGFGEVNPKRLTGGQLGHLKANEIPPMRVLREFRAKEHGLKIGDKVSVADAFVVGERVDVIGVSKGKGFAGGVKRYHFHGMNATHGTSDRNRAPGSRGSGTTPGRVYKGARGAGHMGVDRVTVQNMKVVMVDAERNLIAINGAVPGGKGSLVMIKESRKQ; from the coding sequence ATGTTGAAAGGGCTTATTGGAAAGAAGATCGGCATGACCCAGATCTTCGATGAAAAAGGTGTTGCCTATCCAGTGACACTCATCGAAGCTGGGCCATGTTACGTTACCCAGGTACGTACGCCCGAAGAAGAAGGGTATTCAGCGGTGCAACTGGGCTTTGGCGAAGTAAACCCCAAGCGTCTGACCGGTGGTCAGTTGGGTCACTTGAAAGCCAATGAGATTCCCCCCATGCGCGTCCTGCGCGAGTTCCGTGCCAAGGAGCACGGCTTGAAGATCGGTGATAAGGTGTCGGTTGCTGATGCCTTCGTCGTCGGCGAGCGTGTGGATGTGATCGGCGTCAGCAAAGGCAAGGGCTTTGCCGGAGGCGTGAAGCGCTATCACTTCCATGGCATGAACGCCACACATGGTACTTCCGACCGCAACCGTGCCCCCGGTTCGCGCGGGTCCGGCACCACGCCGGGCCGCGTTTACAAAGGCGCGCGCGGTGCTGGTCACATGGGTGTGGACCGCGTCACTGTGCAAAACATGAAAGTCGTCATGGTGGATGCGGAACGCAACCTGATCGCTATTAATGGCGCTGTTCCCGGTGGCAAGGGTAGTCTCGTCATGATCAAGGAGTCGCGCAAGCAGTAG
- the rpsH gene encoding 30S ribosomal protein S8, with the protein MSFTDPIADMLTRIRNAVMASHAQVAMPNSKIKLEIAKILKDEGFLESFEVVDGEHEGQKVLRLKIKYVGERRQRRAVLSGLERVSKPGRRIYTKKTDIPWVLSGIGVAILSTPKGVMTGARARQLGVGGEIICKVW; encoded by the coding sequence ATGTCATTTACTGATCCGATTGCTGATATGTTGACCCGCATTCGCAACGCTGTCATGGCAAGCCATGCCCAGGTTGCAATGCCCAACTCGAAGATTAAGTTGGAGATCGCCAAGATCCTCAAGGATGAAGGCTTTCTCGAAAGTTTTGAAGTGGTGGATGGCGAACACGAAGGACAGAAGGTCCTGCGCCTGAAGATCAAGTATGTTGGCGAACGCCGCCAGCGTCGCGCAGTGCTTTCCGGTTTGGAGCGTGTTAGCAAGCCAGGCCGCCGTATCTACACCAAAAAGACGGACATCCCTTGGGTGCTTTCGGGAATTGGCGTTGCCATTCTCTCGACCCCGAAGGGTGTCATGACCGGCGCGCGTGCCCGACAGTTGGGCGTGGGCGGCGAGATCATCTGCAAGGTGTGGTAG
- the rplV gene encoding 50S ribosomal protein L22: protein MQDIQAKIRFLPQSAQKVRAVIDMVRGKSANEALEILRFVNKRAAMPVQKLVASAVANAEENFGVSRDDLYVATITADEAPTRKWRRFGARGRFKPILRRTSHVTVILRERGA from the coding sequence ATGCAGGATATTCAAGCAAAAATTCGCTTTCTCCCTCAGTCCGCGCAGAAGGTGCGCGCCGTCATCGACATGGTGCGCGGCAAGAGCGCCAATGAAGCTCTGGAAATCCTTCGCTTTGTAAATAAGCGGGCGGCAATGCCGGTGCAGAAGCTGGTTGCCTCTGCGGTGGCAAATGCTGAGGAAAACTTTGGGGTCAGCCGTGACGATCTGTATGTAGCGACAATCACGGCAGACGAAGCCCCGACACGCAAGTGGAGACGTTTTGGCGCCCGCGGCCGTTTCAAGCCGATATTGCGCCGCACTTCACACGTCACCGTTATTTTACGCGAGCGCGGAGCATAA
- the rpsS gene encoding 30S ribosomal protein S19 has product MSRSLKKGPFIEPKLLKRIEAMNQKKEKKVIRTWSRASVIFPQMVGHTIAVHDGRRHVPIYITENMVGHRLGEFAPTRTFRGHQTSEKSA; this is encoded by the coding sequence ATGTCACGATCATTGAAAAAGGGCCCGTTCATTGAGCCGAAATTGCTCAAGCGTATCGAAGCCATGAATCAAAAGAAAGAAAAGAAAGTCATCCGCACTTGGAGCCGCGCCTCTGTGATCTTCCCGCAGATGGTCGGACACACCATTGCGGTCCATGATGGACGCCGCCACGTGCCGATCTATATTACCGAAAACATGGTTGGCCATCGTTTGGGCGAATTCGCCCCGACACGTACGTTCCGCGGCCACCAGACCAGCGAGAAGTCGGCGTAG
- the rpsC gene encoding 30S ribosomal protein S3, with protein sequence MGRKVHPVGFRLGINQPWGGRWFAEGSTYRQQLHQDFAIRNLLTGKLSKGGAAANEKVRQLRKQLPDAVKDGKAGISRIDVERTPGKIRIAIHTAKPGILIGRKGEGVKKIRAALEALVGKKVELDIKEISSPDTDAKLVANNIADQLERRIAYRRAMKRAIQQAMKQGAEGIKILVGGRLGGAEMSRDVWLREGRVPLQTLRANLDFATSEALTTYGQIGIKVWIYKGEVAPEVEEKVEATEGVYVSE encoded by the coding sequence ATGGGTCGTAAAGTACATCCCGTTGGTTTTCGTCTGGGTATTAACCAGCCTTGGGGCGGGCGCTGGTTTGCAGAAGGAAGCACCTATCGCCAGCAGTTGCATCAGGATTTCGCCATTCGCAACCTGCTGACCGGCAAACTGTCCAAAGGCGGCGCTGCTGCCAATGAAAAGGTTCGCCAACTTCGCAAGCAATTGCCTGATGCTGTCAAGGACGGCAAGGCTGGCATCTCCCGCATTGATGTGGAGCGCACCCCCGGCAAGATCCGGATCGCGATCCACACCGCCAAGCCCGGCATCCTGATTGGACGCAAGGGCGAAGGCGTGAAGAAGATCCGCGCCGCACTCGAAGCATTGGTTGGGAAGAAGGTTGAGTTGGATATCAAGGAAATTTCCTCTCCCGATACCGATGCGAAACTGGTTGCCAATAATATTGCGGATCAGTTGGAGCGTCGTATTGCCTACCGCCGCGCCATGAAGCGTGCCATTCAGCAAGCCATGAAACAGGGCGCCGAAGGGATCAAGATCCTGGTTGGCGGGCGTCTTGGCGGAGCGGAAATGTCCCGCGATGTGTGGCTGCGTGAGGGACGGGTACCGCTGCAAACCCTGCGTGCGAACCTGGATTTTGCCACATCCGAAGCCCTGACCACCTATGGACAGATTGGTATCAAGGTCTGGATCTACAAAGGTGAAGTTGCACCGGAAGTTGAAGAAAAAGTTGAAGCAACGGAAGGCGTGTACGTCAGCGAGTAA
- the rpmC gene encoding 50S ribosomal protein L29 — MKAMKVEEIRKLGAEEIRTKIADARDEMMKLRFQQVTGQLTDSSRLTILRRDIARMETILRETERAAVEGAK, encoded by the coding sequence ATGAAAGCCATGAAAGTCGAAGAAATTCGCAAGCTCGGGGCGGAGGAGATCCGCACCAAGATTGCCGATGCGCGTGATGAGATGATGAAGCTGCGCTTCCAGCAGGTGACCGGTCAGTTGACCGATTCCAGCCGTCTGACCATTCTGCGCCGCGACATCGCCCGCATGGAAACGATCCTGCGCGAAACCGAACGCGCCGCTGTGGAAGGTGCAAAATGA
- the rpsQ gene encoding 30S ribosomal protein S17 gives MNNRRRMIGVVTSNKMTKTVVVEITRKFRHPLYKKVVYSSKRVKAHDEIGCQIGDEVQIVETKPMSREKRWAVESVVKRETRTADQGVGE, from the coding sequence ATGAACAATCGTCGTCGAATGATCGGCGTGGTCACCAGCAACAAGATGACCAAGACCGTTGTGGTGGAGATCACCCGCAAATTCCGTCACCCTCTTTATAAGAAGGTGGTGTATTCGAGCAAGCGCGTCAAGGCGCATGATGAGATCGGCTGTCAGATTGGTGATGAGGTCCAGATCGTAGAGACCAAGCCGATGTCGCGTGAGAAGCGCTGGGCGGTCGAGTCCGTTGTGAAGCGCGAGACCCGTACCGCGGATCAAGGCGTGGGAGAGTAA
- the rplN gene encoding 50S ribosomal protein L14 — translation MIQHESRLKVADNTGARELLVIHVLGGSKRRYGAIGDVVVATVKSATPQGSVKKSEIVKAVIVRCTKEWRREDGSYIRFDDNAAVILDADGENPRGTRIFGPVARELRDMGYMKIVSLAPEVL, via the coding sequence ATGATCCAGCATGAGTCTCGATTAAAGGTTGCCGATAACACCGGCGCGCGCGAACTGCTTGTCATCCACGTGTTGGGCGGCTCCAAGCGCAGATACGGCGCGATCGGTGATGTGGTGGTGGCGACGGTAAAATCCGCCACGCCGCAAGGTTCTGTGAAAAAGAGCGAGATTGTGAAAGCCGTCATCGTGCGCTGCACGAAGGAATGGCGCCGTGAGGACGGTTCATACATCCGCTTTGATGATAACGCCGCTGTCATCCTCGATGCGGATGGCGAAAACCCGAGGGGCACTCGTATCTTTGGACCTGTGGCGCGCGAACTGCGCGATATGGGATACATGAAGATCGTGTCGCTTGCCCCGGAAGTGCTGTAG
- the rplD gene encoding 50S ribosomal protein L4, which yields MKVDVLDLKGKKVREIELPANVFEAPVNVDLMHQAYVRQMANARLGTHETKVRSEVAGGGRKPWKQKGTGRARQGSRRAAQWVGGGRIHTPHPRSYEQRMPKKMRQAALRSALSVKAAEASIVVVDDLDLKDSKTRVMADTLGNLVGTSTVLVLMPVKDQNYETVMRSANNIESVKVLLASYLNVRDVLNFEKVVLPLKTIDALVAHLG from the coding sequence ATGAAAGTAGATGTTCTTGATTTGAAAGGCAAGAAGGTTCGCGAGATTGAATTGCCCGCGAATGTCTTCGAAGCCCCTGTAAATGTTGATTTGATGCATCAGGCGTATGTGCGCCAGATGGCGAATGCCCGTCTCGGCACTCACGAGACGAAGGTCCGCTCCGAGGTTGCTGGCGGCGGTCGCAAGCCGTGGAAGCAGAAGGGGACCGGGCGAGCCCGTCAGGGTTCCAGGCGCGCGGCGCAGTGGGTTGGTGGTGGTCGTATCCACACCCCGCATCCGCGCAGCTATGAGCAGCGCATGCCCAAGAAGATGCGTCAGGCAGCCCTTCGCTCCGCGCTTTCAGTGAAAGCTGCCGAAGCCTCAATTGTGGTTGTGGATGATCTCGATCTCAAAGATTCCAAGACCCGCGTGATGGCAGATACGCTTGGTAACCTGGTTGGTACATCCACTGTGTTGGTGTTGATGCCCGTCAAGGATCAGAACTACGAGACCGTGATGCGTTCCGCCAATAACATCGAGAGTGTAAAGGTGCTGCTGGCAAGCTATTTGAACGTGCGCGATGTGCTTAATTTCGAAAAAGTTGTCTTGCCTCTCAAGACAATCGATGCGCTGGTTGCGCACCTTGGATAG
- the rplW gene encoding 50S ribosomal protein L23 has product MTNLYNVIVRPLVTEKSNYQSGKLGQYVFVVANNATRTMVKDAVETLFDVTVARVNVLNVPAKRGRRTRARRMLVRKPAYKKAVITLAEGSKPLEIFEGVQ; this is encoded by the coding sequence ATGACCAATCTTTATAATGTCATCGTCCGCCCGCTGGTTACGGAAAAATCCAACTACCAGTCCGGCAAACTTGGGCAGTATGTTTTTGTTGTTGCGAACAATGCAACCCGCACCATGGTGAAGGATGCAGTGGAAACGCTCTTCGATGTCACCGTGGCTCGCGTGAACGTCCTTAACGTCCCGGCCAAACGCGGACGCCGCACACGCGCGCGCCGCATGCTGGTGCGTAAGCCCGCCTACAAGAAGGCGGTCATTACCTTAGCCGAGGGAAGCAAGCCCCTCGAGATCTTTGAAGGGGTGCAGTAA
- the rpsJ gene encoding 30S ribosomal protein S10 encodes MAKQKIRIRLKAYDHRVLDQSAKRIVETAERTGAHVVGPVPLPSKTERFTIRRSTFIDKDSHEHFEIRTHNRLIDVLDPDSKTIDMLMRLNLPAGVDIEIKI; translated from the coding sequence ATGGCTAAACAAAAAATCCGTATCCGCCTTAAGGCGTATGACCATCGGGTGCTCGACCAATCCGCAAAGCGGATCGTCGAAACCGCCGAACGTACTGGTGCCCATGTAGTTGGTCCCGTACCCTTGCCAAGCAAGACCGAACGCTTTACAATACGTCGCTCGACTTTCATTGACAAAGACTCTCACGAGCACTTTGAAATTCGAACACACAACAGATTGATCGATGTTTTGGACCCTGATTCGAAAACCATCGACATGTTGATGCGCTTGAACCTGCCTGCAGGTGTTGATATCGAGATCAAAATCTAA
- a CDS encoding type Z 30S ribosomal protein S14, which translates to MAKKCMQYRELRRRHTVQVRNRCQRCGRPRGFIRRFGLCRICFRELALTGKIPGVVKSSW; encoded by the coding sequence ATGGCAAAGAAATGTATGCAATATCGTGAGTTGCGCCGCCGCCATACTGTGCAGGTGCGTAATCGTTGTCAGCGTTGCGGACGACCGCGCGGGTTCATCCGCCGCTTTGGTCTGTGCCGTATCTGCTTCCGTGAATTGGCGTTGACGGGCAAAATCCCCGGCGTCGTAAAGTCGTCCTGGTAG
- the fusA gene encoding elongation factor G — MARVYPLEKYRNIGIIAHIDAGKTTTTERIMFYTGMTHRIGSVDDGNTVTDWMVQERERGITIVSAAVSAEWKGYQVNIIDTPGHIDFTAEVQRSLRVLDGGVVVFDAVQGVEPQSETVWRQADRYGVPRICFVNKMDRVGSSYERTIESIIDRLGANPIPMQIPVGFEAGFKGVVDLLSMQAVIWEDDLGKEPKVGEIPADLKEAAQEARAKMVEKIAELDDELTMKFLEAQEISVDELKAALRKGVISNKATPVFCGSSLKNKGVQVMLDAVVDYLPSPADIPSITASDPNDAENTFELPTQDDAPLSALVFKIVTDPYVGRLAYIRVYSGVLSQGQTVQNSTKGRKERIGRLLRMHADHREDITEIRAGDIGAVLGFKESFTGDTLCDNKSLVLESISFPEPVISIAIEPKSSGDQEKMGEALRKLAEEDPTFRVNSDENTGQTVIRGMGELHLDIIVDRLLREFKVQANIGTPRVAYRETITKPVKEINYKYAKQSGGKGQYGHVVFALEPGERGSGIVFENKIVGGAIPKEYIGPVEKGFKEAAESGVLAGYPVVDLKITLFDGSYHEVDSSEMAFKLAASIGFKEGVQKGNAILLEPMMKVEVVVPEEYLGDVMGQINSRRGLIQGMDVRPGNAQAIRAMVPLAEMFGYATQLRSATQGRGVFSMEFDHYAPVAQSVAEEILKA, encoded by the coding sequence ATGGCTCGCGTTTATCCGTTGGAGAAATACCGAAATATTGGCATTATTGCCCACATCGACGCCGGGAAAACCACCACCACCGAGCGGATCATGTTCTATACCGGCATGACGCACCGCATTGGTTCGGTGGATGATGGCAATACGGTAACGGACTGGATGGTTCAGGAACGTGAGCGTGGTATTACCATTGTGTCGGCTGCTGTTTCTGCAGAGTGGAAGGGATATCAAGTTAACATCATTGATACTCCCGGCCACATTGACTTCACTGCCGAAGTTCAGCGCTCTTTGCGTGTATTGGATGGTGGCGTTGTCGTCTTCGATGCCGTTCAGGGCGTCGAACCCCAGTCTGAGACCGTTTGGCGGCAGGCTGATCGTTACGGCGTTCCGCGCATTTGTTTCGTTAATAAGATGGATCGTGTCGGCTCTTCCTACGAGCGGACAATTGAATCTATCATAGACCGTCTGGGTGCCAACCCGATCCCAATGCAGATCCCGGTCGGTTTTGAGGCAGGTTTCAAGGGTGTTGTGGATCTGCTTTCCATGCAGGCAGTCATCTGGGAAGATGACCTTGGAAAAGAGCCCAAGGTTGGCGAGATTCCTGCTGACTTGAAAGAAGCAGCACAGGAAGCCCGCGCAAAGATGGTGGAAAAGATCGCTGAACTCGATGATGAACTGACTATGAAGTTCCTCGAAGCTCAGGAGATCAGCGTGGACGAACTCAAAGCCGCTCTCCGTAAAGGCGTCATCTCCAATAAAGCCACCCCTGTTTTCTGTGGTTCTTCATTAAAGAATAAAGGTGTTCAGGTCATGCTGGATGCCGTTGTGGATTATCTGCCTTCTCCGGCGGATATTCCCTCCATTACAGCTTCCGACCCCAATGATGCTGAAAACACGTTTGAACTTCCGACTCAGGACGACGCTCCTTTGAGTGCGCTTGTGTTCAAGATCGTCACCGACCCATATGTTGGGCGTCTTGCGTATATCCGTGTTTACTCTGGCGTTTTAAGCCAGGGACAAACGGTTCAGAACAGCACCAAAGGCAGGAAGGAACGCATTGGTCGCTTGCTCCGTATGCACGCCGATCATCGCGAAGATATTACCGAGATCCGTGCGGGGGATATTGGAGCTGTGCTGGGTTTCAAGGAAAGCTTCACGGGCGATACTCTTTGTGATAACAAATCCCTCGTTTTGGAAAGCATTTCCTTCCCAGAACCCGTGATCTCCATTGCCATCGAACCGAAGAGTTCCGGCGATCAGGAAAAGATGGGTGAAGCCCTCCGCAAACTGGCGGAGGAGGATCCGACCTTCCGCGTCAATTCGGATGAGAATACCGGTCAAACCGTGATTCGCGGTATGGGCGAACTGCACCTCGATATCATTGTTGACCGCCTTTTGCGTGAGTTCAAAGTGCAGGCGAATATTGGTACGCCTCGCGTCGCCTACCGCGAAACCATCACCAAACCGGTCAAGGAAATCAACTACAAATACGCCAAGCAATCGGGTGGTAAGGGGCAATATGGTCATGTGGTATTTGCGCTTGAACCCGGCGAACGCGGTAGTGGCATTGTATTTGAGAACAAGATCGTTGGCGGGGCTATTCCTAAAGAGTACATCGGACCTGTTGAAAAAGGCTTTAAGGAAGCCGCCGAAAGCGGTGTTCTCGCTGGCTACCCCGTGGTTGATTTGAAGATCACGCTGTTCGATGGTTCCTATCACGAAGTGGACTCCAGTGAAATGGCGTTCAAACTGGCTGCATCCATAGGTTTCAAGGAAGGCGTTCAAAAGGGAAATGCCATTTTGCTTGAGCCGATGATGAAAGTGGAAGTGGTTGTTCCCGAGGAATACCTCGGCGATGTAATGGGGCAGATCAACAGTCGCCGCGGCTTAATTCAGGGCATGGATGTCCGCCCTGGTAATGCTCAGGCGATCCGCGCCATGGTTCCGCTCGCGGAGATGTTCGGTTACGCCACGCAGCTCCGCTCTGCTACCCAGGGACGCGGCGTCTTTAGTATGGAATTTGACCACTACGCGCCTGTTGCGCAGTCGGTGGCGGAAGAAATCTTGAAAGCATAA
- the tuf gene encoding elongation factor Tu, with protein sequence MAKEKFDRSKPHLNVGTMGHIDHGKTTLTAAITKVAGLGGKGEFKAYDQIDNAPEEKARGITINIAHVEYQTDKRHYAHVDMPGHRDYIKNMITGAAQVDGAILVVAAPDGPMPQTREHVLLARQVEVPSIVVFLNKVDMMDDPELLELVELELRELLSSYGFPGDTTPIVRGSAKNALDSASTDPNAPEYECIKELLRVVDEYIPEPARDKDKPFMMAVEDVFSIKGRGTVVTGRVDRGIAKKGDPIEIVGLRETKSSVITGTEMFHKELDEVVAGDNAGILLRGIERDDVERGQVLVKPGSVTPHKKFLAEVYVLKKEEGGRHKAFFSGYRPQFYVRTMDVTGNITLPEGVEMVMPGDNVNLTVELIVPVALEQGSKFAIREGGLTVGAGVVTKIIE encoded by the coding sequence ATGGCGAAGGAAAAATTTGACAGGAGCAAACCGCATCTGAACGTAGGGACGATGGGACACATCGACCACGGCAAGACGACGCTGACAGCCGCGATCACGAAAGTGGCGGGGCTGGGCGGCAAGGGTGAATTCAAGGCATATGACCAGATCGACAACGCGCCGGAGGAAAAGGCGCGCGGCATCACGATCAACATCGCGCACGTGGAATACCAGACCGACAAGCGGCACTATGCCCACGTCGACATGCCGGGACACCGCGACTACATCAAGAACATGATCACCGGCGCGGCGCAGGTGGACGGCGCGATCCTGGTGGTGGCAGCCCCGGATGGACCGATGCCGCAGACACGCGAACACGTGCTGCTGGCACGCCAGGTGGAAGTGCCGTCGATCGTGGTCTTCCTGAACAAGGTCGACATGATGGACGACCCGGAACTGCTGGAACTGGTCGAACTGGAACTGCGCGAACTGCTCTCGAGCTACGGCTTCCCGGGCGACACGACCCCGATCGTGCGCGGCAGCGCCAAGAACGCCCTGGACAGCGCCTCGACCGATCCGAACGCCCCGGAATACGAGTGCATCAAGGAATTGCTGCGGGTGGTGGATGAATACATCCCCGAACCGGCACGCGACAAGGACAAGCCGTTCATGATGGCGGTGGAAGACGTGTTCTCGATCAAGGGACGCGGCACCGTGGTGACCGGACGTGTGGACCGCGGTATTGCCAAGAAAGGCGACCCGATCGAGATCGTCGGACTGCGCGAGACGAAGAGCAGTGTCATCACCGGCACGGAAATGTTCCACAAGGAACTGGACGAAGTGGTGGCAGGCGACAACGCAGGCATCCTGCTGCGCGGCATTGAACGCGACGACGTGGAACGCGGTCAGGTGCTGGTCAAGCCGGGCTCGGTGACACCGCACAAGAAATTCCTGGCGGAAGTGTACGTGCTCAAGAAGGAAGAAGGCGGACGTCACAAGGCATTCTTCAGCGGCTACCGTCCGCAGTTCTATGTGCGCACGATGGATGTGACAGGCAACATCACGCTTCCGGAAGGCGTGGAGATGGTGATGCCGGGCGACAACGTGAACCTGACGGTGGAATTGATCGTGCCGGTGGCGTTGGAGCAGGGTTCGAAGTTCGCCATCCGTGAAGGCGGTCTGACCGTCGGTGCTGGTGTCGTCACCAAGATCATCGAGTAA
- the rplX gene encoding 50S ribosomal protein L24, with the protein MKVKIRKGDTVEIVSGRLEDKGKRGEVINVELGDRRVVVQGVNVRIKHQRQVQTKAGRNMNPGRIQLEMPIDISNVMLVCPKCNEPTRVGVQRDDEGAHRVCKNCEATID; encoded by the coding sequence ATGAAAGTTAAGATTCGAAAAGGCGATACAGTGGAAATAGTTAGCGGCCGTCTCGAGGACAAGGGCAAGCGCGGCGAGGTCATTAATGTTGAACTCGGTGACCGTCGTGTGGTTGTCCAGGGTGTGAATGTGCGCATCAAGCATCAGCGCCAGGTGCAGACCAAAGCTGGGCGCAACATGAATCCCGGGCGTATCCAGCTTGAGATGCCGATTGATATTTCAAATGTAATGCTTGTCTGCCCGAAATGCAACGAACCGACCCGTGTCGGTGTCCAGCGGGACGATGAAGGCGCTCATCGTGTTTGCAAGAATTGTGAGGCCACGATCGATTAA
- the rplE gene encoding 50S ribosomal protein L5 → MNRMQELYQKEVAPALFKSFGFKNVMQVPRLEKIVVNIGLGEALDNPKALDAATADLMQITGQKPVQTKARKSIANFKLREGRLIGTKVTLRGPRMWAFFDRLVNIALPRVRDFRGISANAFDGRGNYTLGLRDQLVFPEIEYDKIDKLRGMEVTIVTSAKNDDEARALLKMLGMPFTSKKEA, encoded by the coding sequence ATGAATAGAATGCAAGAACTCTACCAAAAAGAAGTGGCTCCGGCCCTGTTCAAGTCGTTCGGTTTCAAGAACGTGATGCAGGTTCCGCGGCTGGAAAAGATCGTGGTGAATATCGGTCTAGGAGAGGCGTTGGATAACCCCAAGGCGCTCGATGCCGCAACGGCGGACCTGATGCAGATCACTGGTCAGAAACCGGTACAAACAAAGGCGCGCAAGAGCATTGCGAACTTCAAACTGCGCGAAGGACGCCTGATCGGTACAAAAGTAACGCTGCGCGGTCCTCGCATGTGGGCGTTCTTTGACCGCCTTGTGAACATTGCCCTGCCTCGCGTGCGCGATTTTCGCGGGATTTCGGCAAACGCCTTTGATGGACGCGGAAATTACACGCTCGGTTTGCGGGATCAGTTGGTTTTCCCTGAGATCGAGTATGACAAAATCGATAAATTGCGCGGCATGGAAGTCACCATTGTGACCTCTGCGAAAAACGACGATGAAGCGCGCGCATTATTAAAAATGCTTGGAATGCCGTTCACCAGCAAGAAGGAAGCGTAA
- the rplP gene encoding 50S ribosomal protein L16 has translation MLMPKRVKWRKQMRGRMRGKALRGAEVSFGEFGLQALEPGWITARQIEAARRSIVREMKRRGKVWIRIFPAKPFTHKPPETRMGSGKGNVEYYVAVVKPGRIMFEVGGLSAEIAVAALKSAQYKFSIKTKVVARHAGGE, from the coding sequence ATGTTGATGCCGAAACGTGTTAAATGGCGCAAGCAGATGCGCGGTCGTATGAGAGGAAAGGCTCTCCGTGGTGCGGAGGTCTCCTTCGGCGAGTTTGGTCTGCAGGCGCTGGAACCGGGCTGGATCACAGCCCGTCAAATTGAGGCGGCTCGTCGCTCGATCGTTCGTGAGATGAAACGCCGTGGAAAAGTCTGGATCCGTATTTTCCCTGCGAAGCCGTTCACGCACAAGCCGCCGGAGACCCGCATGGGTTCTGGTAAAGGCAATGTGGAGTACTACGTCGCTGTTGTCAAGCCGGGACGCATTATGTTTGAAGTCGGCGGTTTATCGGCGGAGATCGCGGTTGCCGCGTTGAAAAGCGCCCAGTATAAGTTCTCCATCAAGACCAAAGTTGTGGCTCGCCACGCAGGAGGAGAATAA
- the rplB gene encoding 50S ribosomal protein L2, whose amino-acid sequence MAVKKYKPVTPGMRDMTGYTFEEITKSTPERSLLVPKKNRGGRNAHGRVTVRHRGGGARRFIRLVDFRRDKLGIPAKVAAIEYDPNRTARLALLHYADGEKRYIISPLDLKVGDTVLSGPNAEIRPGNALPISNIPVGTMIHNIEMKEGKGGQLVRSAGGSAQLLAKEGDFAQIRMPSGEVRLIHQVCYATIGQVGNLDHGNIKLGKAGRKRHLGIRPTVRGTAMSPRDHPHGGGEGRQPIGLPGPKSPWGKPTLGKKTRRNKKTDQYIVRRRSKTNR is encoded by the coding sequence ATGGCAGTTAAAAAGTATAAACCGGTAACGCCCGGCATGCGCGACATGACCGGCTACACCTTTGAAGAGATTACGAAGAGCACCCCTGAGCGCTCGTTGCTCGTTCCGAAGAAGAATCGGGGTGGACGTAATGCTCATGGTCGTGTGACCGTTCGTCACCGTGGAGGAGGCGCACGCCGCTTCATCCGTCTGGTTGATTTCCGCCGCGACAAACTTGGCATCCCCGCGAAAGTGGCAGCCATTGAGTACGATCCGAATCGCACCGCACGCCTCGCACTTCTTCATTACGCGGACGGCGAAAAGCGTTACATCATTTCCCCGTTGGATCTGAAGGTTGGTGATACGGTTCTGTCCGGACCCAATGCTGAAATCCGCCCGGGCAATGCTCTTCCGATCAGCAATATTCCTGTGGGTACGATGATCCACAATATTGAAATGAAGGAAGGCAAAGGCGGACAGCTTGTTCGTTCGGCGGGTGGTTCGGCGCAATTACTCGCCAAGGAAGGCGATTTTGCCCAGATCCGCATGCCCTCCGGCGAAGTTCGTTTGATCCATCAGGTTTGTTATGCCACGATCGGTCAGGTGGGCAACCTGGATCACGGTAACATCAAGCTTGGCAAGGCTGGACGCAAGCGTCATCTTGGCATCCGCCCGACGGTTCGTGGTACGGCAATGAGTCCGCGCGACCATCCTCATGGCGGTGGTGAAGGACGCCAACCCATCGGTCTTCCCGGTCCCAAGAGTCCCTGGGGTAAGCCCACGCTCGGCAAGAAGACCCGCCGTAATAAGAAGACCGATCAGTACATTGTGCGCCGTCGCAGTAAGACGAACCGCTAG